The Triplophysa rosa linkage group LG15, Trosa_1v2, whole genome shotgun sequence genome has a segment encoding these proteins:
- the ak7a gene encoding adenylate kinase 7a isoform X3 encodes MRRHGPYQDDPEIPLTEDDYRRRRPHPNFKEHTSTEKLVLKLGKTKKSKLATYVVTAGLQYGMGENVFHFFFKAAWLGQRSSVPIFGPGTNIIPTIHIHDLSRVVQNIIDHRPKTHYFIAVDESKNTFEDIVKAIASALGSGKTETVPKEEACGTKEVTETGLHNLSVNLRAESIFLKDRFNLRWDCETGIVDNIFTVVEEYKRTRQLLPKKICLLGPAAVGKSSVAEKLCKYYKLQHIHVKEAIDEKIRKLEELLEENEKTSENEEMLSDAQKQLETLKNNMLENDGQLDEQHVIYIIREKLNSVPSRNKGFVLDGYPNTYAQAKDLFRDENMEAEDTRSTIPSYSEVLIPEFIFSLDATDEFLKERVRNLPQNVAEDKHYTQDEFTERLAKFREALAEDESVLDYFDELEIHPEHIVIDSVDDCENMVVLEKIIKSVGRPLNYGLTPEEIEEERKKKEAISQQELKQKQVENELRETEDHAEMTALLEEWSRNLAEVKRQEHEILEAQSVPMRHYLMKYVMPTVTQGLVDCCKVKPDDPVEFLAEYLFQNNSED; translated from the exons ATGAGGCGACATGGGCCATATCAG GACGATCCTGAGATTCCTTTGACTGAAGATGACTACAGGAGAAGAAGACCACATCCAAACTTTAAAGAACACACAAGCACAGAGAAACTTGTGCTTAAACTTGGAAAAACT AAAAAGTCAAAGCTGGCTACTTATGTTGTAACAGCAGGGTTGCAGTACGGCATGGGCGAGAATGTGTTCCACTTTTTTTTCAAA GCAGCTTGGCTTGGACAGCGTAGCAGCGTTCCAATTTTTGGGCCCGGCACAAATATCATTCCAACAATTCACATCCACGACCTTTCAAG AGTGGTACAAAACATCATTGATCACCGACCAAAAACCCATTACTTCATTGCTGTGGATGAATCCAAGAACACTTTTGAAGACATTGTGAAA GCCATTGCTTCTGCTCTGGGTtctggaaaaacagaaacagtCCCAAAAGAGGAAGCCTGTGGCACAAAGGAAGTTACG GAAACTGGCTTGCATAACCTCAGTGTCAACCTTCGGGCCGAGTCCATTTTCTTAAAGGACAGATTTAACCTCCGATGGGATTGTGAAACTGGAATAGTCGATAACATATTTACTGTGGTGGAGGAATACAAACGGACAAGGCAACTGCTG cCAAAAAAGATCTGTCTTCTTGGCCCCGCCGCAGTTGGCAAAAGTTCAGTGGCTGAAAAGCTGTGCAAATATTACAAACTTCAACATATTCATGTGAAGGAAGCCATCGATGAGAAAATCAGAAAACTG GAAGAACTACTTGAAGAAAATGAGAAGACAAGCGAGAATGAAGAAATGCTCAGTGATGCTCAAAAGCAGCTTGAAACTCTTAAGAACAACATGCTTGAGAATGACG GCCAGTTGGATGAGCAACACGTGATATATATCATAAGAGAGAAACTCAATTCAGTGCCCAGCAGGAATAAAGGATTTGTTCTGGACGGCTACCCAAACACCTATGCGCAAGCTAAAGATCTTTTCCGTG ACGAGAACATGGAGGCAGAGGACACCAGATCAACAATCCCCAGTTATAGTGAGGTGTTGATTCCAG AGTTCATCTTCTCACTTGATGCCACAGACGAATTTCTTAAGGAGCGTGTTCGAAATCTTCCACAGAATGTGGCAGAGGACAAGCACTACACGCAAGATGAGTTTACAGAGAGACTTGCAAAATTCAGAGAAGCTTTGGCAGAAGACGAGTCTGTTCTTGACTATTTCGATGAGCTGGAAATTCACCCTGAACACATCG TGATTGACAGTGTTGATGACTGTGAGAATATGGTGGTGTTGGAGAAGATTATTAAATCGGTGGGACGGCCATTGAACTACGGTTTGACTCCAGAGGAAATAGAGGAGGAGAGGAAGAAGAAGGAAGCGATATCTCAACAGGAGCTCAAACAGAAACAAGTTGAAAATGAACTCAGGGAGACGGAGGACCATGCCGAAATGACCGCGCTTCTGGAGGAATGG AGCAGGAACCTGGCTGAGGTGAAGAGGCAGGAACATGAGATTTTAGAGGCACAGTCTGTTCCCATGAGGCACTACCTTATGAAATATGTCATGCCTACTGTTACACAAGGACTGGTGGACTGCTGTAAGGTCAAACCTGATGACCCCGTGGAGTTTTTG GCTGAATATCTATTCCAGAACAACTCTGAAGATTAG
- the papola gene encoding poly(A) polymerase alpha, translating to MPFPITNQVQTAQQTPKHYGITSPISLAQPKEADVVLTRKLTETLRPFGVFEEELELQRRILVLGKLNTLVKEWICEVSEVKNIPAAVIDNVGGKIFTFGSYRLGVHTKGADIDALCVTPRHVERIDFFSSFYEKLKEQEEVKDLRAVEEAFVPVIKLCFDSIEIDILFARLALQTIPENLDLRDDSLLRNLDIRCIRSLNGCRVTDEILHLVPNIENFRLTLRAIKLWAKRHNIYSNILGFLGGVSWAMLVARTCQLYPNAVAATLVHKFFLVFSKWEWPNPVLLKQPEDCNLNLPVWDPRVTPSDRYHLMPIITPAYPQQNSTYNVSASTRAIMVEEFKRGLAITDEILLNKADWSKLFEAPNFFQKYKHYIVLLASAQTEKQHLEWVGLVESKIRILVGSLEKNEFITLAHVNPQSFPGPKEGNDKEEFTTMWVIGIVFKKMEGSENLNVDLTFDIQSFTDTVYRQAITSKMFEQDMKITAMHVKRKQLHQLLPKVAIPRGKRKHLSDGLRAMNEGSLDLSVDSDNSMSVPSPTGASTARCARATSPQGSTVSTASESQGKTDVLSGSTDPAVGDSNVGTASKKPKVEDGVEQNPQSSPCLSAEPAEERPDSPLENKLSAEAKAEDHSVLEEESSGDANCHLAVDPVTGEMDPSEAEPTMEAEVTEMNTAEKMPPTQKTANADLSDVPILPANPIPVVKNSIKLRLSR from the exons ATGCCTTT TCCAATCACCAATCAGGTGCAAACGGCCCAGCAGACCCCGAAGCACTATGGGATCACATCTCCCATCAGCCTGGCACAGCCGAAAGAGGCCGATGTCGTGCTCACCCGGAAGCTGACGGAGACGCTCCGACCTTTCGGAGTCTTTGAGGAAGAGCTGGAGCTGCAGCGGAG AATTCTAGTGCTTGGAAAATTAAATACGCTGGTTAAGGAGTGGATCTGTGAAGTCAGTGAAGTTAAG AATATTCCAGCTGCGGTGATTGACAACGTTGGCGGAAAAATCTTCACATTCGGATCCTATAGGCTTGGAGTTCATACCAAGG GTGCTGATATCGATGCTCTGTGCGTCACTCCCCGTCATGTGGAAAGAATAGACTTCTTTTCCTCCTTTTATGAGAAATTAAAGGAGCAGGAAGAAGTCAAAGACTTGAGG GCGGTGGAGGAAGCGTTTGTTCCTGTGATAAAGCTGTGCTTTGATAGCATTGAG ATTGACATACTGTTTGCCCGACTGGCGCTGCAAACCATTCCAGAAAACCTGGATTTGCGAGACGACAGCTTATTAAGAAACCTGGACATTCGCTGCATTCGAAGTTTGAACG GTTGCAGAGTGACGGATGAGATTCTACATCTTGTGCCCAACATAGAGAACTTCAGACTGACTCTCCGAGCCATCAAACTGTGGGCCAAAC GTCACAATATCTACTCGAACATCTTGGGTTTTCTGGGCGGCGTGTCGTGGGCCATGCTGGTTGCAAGAACCTGCCAACTTTACCCCAACGCTGTGGCCGCCACCCTGGTCCATAAGTTCTTCTTGGTTTTCTCAAAGTG GGAATGGCCAAACCCAGTTCTTCTGAAACAGCCTGAAGACTGCAATCTCAACCTGCCAGTCTGGGATCCGAGG gTGACCCCTAGTGACCGGTACCACCTCATGCCGATCATTACACCAGCCTATCCTCAGCAAAACTCCACCTACAACGTCTCAGCGTCCACCCGAGCCATCATGGTGGAAGAGTTCAAGCGTG GTCTCGCCATCACCGATGAAATATTGCTGAATAAAGCAGATTGGTCCAAACTATTTGAAGCACCAAACTTCTTTCAGAAATACAA GCATTATATAGTGTTGCTAGCAAGCGCACAGACAGAGAAGCAGCACTTAGAATG GGTGGGCCTCGTGGAGTCAAAGATCCGAATCCTGGTGGGAAGCCTGGAGAAGAACGAGTTCATTACGCTCGCCCACGTTAATCCGCAGTCGTTCCCGGGACCAAAAGAGGGAAATGACAA ggaggaGTTCACTACCATGTGGGTAATAGGGATTGTGTTCAAGAAAATGGAGGGATCAGAAAATCTTAACGTGGACCTGACGTTTGACATCCAGTCTTTCACAGACACGG TTTACAGACAGGCCATCACCAGTAAGATGTTTGAACAGGACATGAAAATCACAGCCATGCATGTGAAGAGAAAACAACTTCATCAGCTGCTGCCCAAAGTTGCCATTCCCAGGGGCAAGAGAAAG CATTTGTCTGATGGCCTGCGTGCGATGAATGAGGGCAGTCTCGATCTATCGGTTGACAGCGACAACAGCATGTCAGTGCCGTCCCCCACTGGAGCTTCAACTGCCAGGTGTGCCCGTGCCACCAGTCCTCAGGG CTCCACCGTGTCAACCGCCTCAGAGTCGCAGGGTAAAACGGATGTTTTGAGTGGAAGCACAGACCCAGCTGTTG gggATAGCAACGTGGGCACTGCAAGCAAGAAACCCAAAGTGGAGGATGGTGTAGAGCAGAACCCTCAGTCGAGTCCGTGTTTATCAGCTGAACCCGCTGAGGAGAGACCCGACTCACCCCTCGAGAATAAGTTGTCTGCGGAAGCCAAAGCAGAGGAC CACTCAGTACTAGAAGAAGAGTCCTCTGGTGATGCTAACTGCCACTTAGCAGTGGATCCAGTG ACGGGTGAAATGGATCCTTCAGAGGCTGAACCCACAATGGAGGCTGAAGTAACG GAGATGAACACAGCAGAGAAGATGCCTCCCACCCAG AAAACAGCCAATGCGGATCTGTCGGACGTTCCGATTCTCCCGGCGAACCCCATCCCTGTGGTGAAGAACTCTATCAAGCTGAGACTCAGCAGATAG
- the ak7a gene encoding adenylate kinase 7a isoform X2 has product MQCDVIVYNITENADLIDEATWAISALHSEIEHFSAPKIFILLSTIMTWAMTKPAEPDDPEIPLTEDDYRRRRPHPNFKEHTSTEKLVLKLGKTAAWLGQRSSVPIFGPGTNIIPTIHIHDLSRVVQNIIDHRPKTHYFIAVDESKNTFEDIVKAIASALGSGKTETVPKEEACGTKEVTETGLHNLSVNLRAESIFLKDRFNLRWDCETGIVDNIFTVVEEYKRTRQLLPKKICLLGPAAVGKSSVAEKLCKYYKLQHIHVKEAIDEKIRKLEELLEENEKTSENEEMLSDAQKQLETLKNNMLENDGQLDEQHVIYIIREKLNSVPSRNKGFVLDGYPNTYAQAKDLFRDENMEAEDTRSTIPSYSEVLIPEFIFSLDATDEFLKERVRNLPQNVAEDKHYTQDEFTERLAKFREALAEDESVLDYFDELEIHPEHIVIDSVDDCENMVVLEKIIKSVGRPLNYGLTPEEIEEERKKKEAISQQELKQKQVENELRETEDHAEMTALLEEWSRNLAEVKRQEHEILEAQSVPMRHYLMKYVMPTVTQGLVDCCKVKPDDPVEFLAEYLFQNNSED; this is encoded by the exons ATGCAGTGTGATGTTATTGTGTATAATATCACGGAAAACGCTGATCTGATAGATGAGGCGACATGGGCCATATCAG CTCTACACTCTGAAATCGAACATTTTAGTGCCCCCAAAATATTTATCCTATTGTCAACCATCATGACATGGGCTATGACTAAACCAGCTGAACCT GACGATCCTGAGATTCCTTTGACTGAAGATGACTACAGGAGAAGAAGACCACATCCAAACTTTAAAGAACACACAAGCACAGAGAAACTTGTGCTTAAACTTGGAAAAACT GCAGCTTGGCTTGGACAGCGTAGCAGCGTTCCAATTTTTGGGCCCGGCACAAATATCATTCCAACAATTCACATCCACGACCTTTCAAG AGTGGTACAAAACATCATTGATCACCGACCAAAAACCCATTACTTCATTGCTGTGGATGAATCCAAGAACACTTTTGAAGACATTGTGAAA GCCATTGCTTCTGCTCTGGGTtctggaaaaacagaaacagtCCCAAAAGAGGAAGCCTGTGGCACAAAGGAAGTTACG GAAACTGGCTTGCATAACCTCAGTGTCAACCTTCGGGCCGAGTCCATTTTCTTAAAGGACAGATTTAACCTCCGATGGGATTGTGAAACTGGAATAGTCGATAACATATTTACTGTGGTGGAGGAATACAAACGGACAAGGCAACTGCTG cCAAAAAAGATCTGTCTTCTTGGCCCCGCCGCAGTTGGCAAAAGTTCAGTGGCTGAAAAGCTGTGCAAATATTACAAACTTCAACATATTCATGTGAAGGAAGCCATCGATGAGAAAATCAGAAAACTG GAAGAACTACTTGAAGAAAATGAGAAGACAAGCGAGAATGAAGAAATGCTCAGTGATGCTCAAAAGCAGCTTGAAACTCTTAAGAACAACATGCTTGAGAATGACG GCCAGTTGGATGAGCAACACGTGATATATATCATAAGAGAGAAACTCAATTCAGTGCCCAGCAGGAATAAAGGATTTGTTCTGGACGGCTACCCAAACACCTATGCGCAAGCTAAAGATCTTTTCCGTG ACGAGAACATGGAGGCAGAGGACACCAGATCAACAATCCCCAGTTATAGTGAGGTGTTGATTCCAG AGTTCATCTTCTCACTTGATGCCACAGACGAATTTCTTAAGGAGCGTGTTCGAAATCTTCCACAGAATGTGGCAGAGGACAAGCACTACACGCAAGATGAGTTTACAGAGAGACTTGCAAAATTCAGAGAAGCTTTGGCAGAAGACGAGTCTGTTCTTGACTATTTCGATGAGCTGGAAATTCACCCTGAACACATCG TGATTGACAGTGTTGATGACTGTGAGAATATGGTGGTGTTGGAGAAGATTATTAAATCGGTGGGACGGCCATTGAACTACGGTTTGACTCCAGAGGAAATAGAGGAGGAGAGGAAGAAGAAGGAAGCGATATCTCAACAGGAGCTCAAACAGAAACAAGTTGAAAATGAACTCAGGGAGACGGAGGACCATGCCGAAATGACCGCGCTTCTGGAGGAATGG AGCAGGAACCTGGCTGAGGTGAAGAGGCAGGAACATGAGATTTTAGAGGCACAGTCTGTTCCCATGAGGCACTACCTTATGAAATATGTCATGCCTACTGTTACACAAGGACTGGTGGACTGCTGTAAGGTCAAACCTGATGACCCCGTGGAGTTTTTG GCTGAATATCTATTCCAGAACAACTCTGAAGATTAG
- the ak7a gene encoding adenylate kinase 7a isoform X1, whose amino-acid sequence MQCDVIVYNITENADLIDEATWAISALHSEIEHFSAPKIFILLSTIMTWAMTKPAEPDDPEIPLTEDDYRRRRPHPNFKEHTSTEKLVLKLGKTKKSKLATYVVTAGLQYGMGENVFHFFFKAAWLGQRSSVPIFGPGTNIIPTIHIHDLSRVVQNIIDHRPKTHYFIAVDESKNTFEDIVKAIASALGSGKTETVPKEEACGTKEVTETGLHNLSVNLRAESIFLKDRFNLRWDCETGIVDNIFTVVEEYKRTRQLLPKKICLLGPAAVGKSSVAEKLCKYYKLQHIHVKEAIDEKIRKLEELLEENEKTSENEEMLSDAQKQLETLKNNMLENDGQLDEQHVIYIIREKLNSVPSRNKGFVLDGYPNTYAQAKDLFRDENMEAEDTRSTIPSYSEVLIPEFIFSLDATDEFLKERVRNLPQNVAEDKHYTQDEFTERLAKFREALAEDESVLDYFDELEIHPEHIVIDSVDDCENMVVLEKIIKSVGRPLNYGLTPEEIEEERKKKEAISQQELKQKQVENELRETEDHAEMTALLEEWSRNLAEVKRQEHEILEAQSVPMRHYLMKYVMPTVTQGLVDCCKVKPDDPVEFLAEYLFQNNSED is encoded by the exons ATGCAGTGTGATGTTATTGTGTATAATATCACGGAAAACGCTGATCTGATAGATGAGGCGACATGGGCCATATCAG CTCTACACTCTGAAATCGAACATTTTAGTGCCCCCAAAATATTTATCCTATTGTCAACCATCATGACATGGGCTATGACTAAACCAGCTGAACCT GACGATCCTGAGATTCCTTTGACTGAAGATGACTACAGGAGAAGAAGACCACATCCAAACTTTAAAGAACACACAAGCACAGAGAAACTTGTGCTTAAACTTGGAAAAACT AAAAAGTCAAAGCTGGCTACTTATGTTGTAACAGCAGGGTTGCAGTACGGCATGGGCGAGAATGTGTTCCACTTTTTTTTCAAA GCAGCTTGGCTTGGACAGCGTAGCAGCGTTCCAATTTTTGGGCCCGGCACAAATATCATTCCAACAATTCACATCCACGACCTTTCAAG AGTGGTACAAAACATCATTGATCACCGACCAAAAACCCATTACTTCATTGCTGTGGATGAATCCAAGAACACTTTTGAAGACATTGTGAAA GCCATTGCTTCTGCTCTGGGTtctggaaaaacagaaacagtCCCAAAAGAGGAAGCCTGTGGCACAAAGGAAGTTACG GAAACTGGCTTGCATAACCTCAGTGTCAACCTTCGGGCCGAGTCCATTTTCTTAAAGGACAGATTTAACCTCCGATGGGATTGTGAAACTGGAATAGTCGATAACATATTTACTGTGGTGGAGGAATACAAACGGACAAGGCAACTGCTG cCAAAAAAGATCTGTCTTCTTGGCCCCGCCGCAGTTGGCAAAAGTTCAGTGGCTGAAAAGCTGTGCAAATATTACAAACTTCAACATATTCATGTGAAGGAAGCCATCGATGAGAAAATCAGAAAACTG GAAGAACTACTTGAAGAAAATGAGAAGACAAGCGAGAATGAAGAAATGCTCAGTGATGCTCAAAAGCAGCTTGAAACTCTTAAGAACAACATGCTTGAGAATGACG GCCAGTTGGATGAGCAACACGTGATATATATCATAAGAGAGAAACTCAATTCAGTGCCCAGCAGGAATAAAGGATTTGTTCTGGACGGCTACCCAAACACCTATGCGCAAGCTAAAGATCTTTTCCGTG ACGAGAACATGGAGGCAGAGGACACCAGATCAACAATCCCCAGTTATAGTGAGGTGTTGATTCCAG AGTTCATCTTCTCACTTGATGCCACAGACGAATTTCTTAAGGAGCGTGTTCGAAATCTTCCACAGAATGTGGCAGAGGACAAGCACTACACGCAAGATGAGTTTACAGAGAGACTTGCAAAATTCAGAGAAGCTTTGGCAGAAGACGAGTCTGTTCTTGACTATTTCGATGAGCTGGAAATTCACCCTGAACACATCG TGATTGACAGTGTTGATGACTGTGAGAATATGGTGGTGTTGGAGAAGATTATTAAATCGGTGGGACGGCCATTGAACTACGGTTTGACTCCAGAGGAAATAGAGGAGGAGAGGAAGAAGAAGGAAGCGATATCTCAACAGGAGCTCAAACAGAAACAAGTTGAAAATGAACTCAGGGAGACGGAGGACCATGCCGAAATGACCGCGCTTCTGGAGGAATGG AGCAGGAACCTGGCTGAGGTGAAGAGGCAGGAACATGAGATTTTAGAGGCACAGTCTGTTCCCATGAGGCACTACCTTATGAAATATGTCATGCCTACTGTTACACAAGGACTGGTGGACTGCTGTAAGGTCAAACCTGATGACCCCGTGGAGTTTTTG GCTGAATATCTATTCCAGAACAACTCTGAAGATTAG